A section of the Salmo salar chromosome ssa05, Ssal_v3.1, whole genome shotgun sequence genome encodes:
- the adam15 gene encoding disintegrin and metalloproteinase domain-containing protein 15 isoform X1, producing MDTSQCHCATMFLSRALVTLVLLETVIFRGTESNTLPSNRLGLLDDADLQEYLLAESHMNSNKTEMEKPQEKLSPLNATTVSSHSSLTSPEHHHGSRHGKPLERTRPFVVVDGHTRSLSEALQNGHPDKLQCGLHFGGSIYLLDLEKNHDLLPKPPNVFYYLPNGTGVSLEEGTVTHCYYHGSVRGFPQSRVALSTCSGLRGVVAINSTLSFELQPEEDHEDEEGAEESGGEEEGMHLLYSTRPLERGSVGGCGVSHTPVPPIHIPPQVPHRSKRDILSETKYIELVLVADHEEYVNYQKINKTIIYRMLDVANQVDWFYRPLSVRVALTGLEIWSDQDKIQVDKSPSNTLNRFLEWRTRELLPRLRHDNAQLIMGESFDGTTVGMASQSSMCSKDRSGGVNVDHLVSVLGVASTIAHELGHNLGMNHDTADRHCQCQNEPRLGGCIMEPSTGFMPGQLFSSCSARDLSLSLLHGGGMCLFNMPQPEKLLGGPRCGNLYVEKGEECDCGLLDECNDPCCNATTCKLVPGAQCSSDGICCDNCKLRTGGWMCRQPLGECDLPEHCTGTSPYCPPNVFLQNGEPCEEGSSNCYSGVCASFNTQCQMLWGPNSTRAPPVCFSSVNKQGNKYGNCGQMPNGTYIPCSNKDVHCGRLQCQGGNDRPLLGTSAEILTTKVKFNYSDFVCRGTYFHLGDDVSDPAMVAQGTACGLDKACWNQRCQDVSLFGVDDCQSKCNGHGVCNSNKNCHCDVGWAPPDCRYTGHGGSVDSGPARAPRGSDPARVALLVIFLFVLPVVLLFLALRFPQCHRNLPCLGTTSLFHKGTGRQQSRTPATERVDARNGEQVQPLRYHWSRQSDIQMTPSPPANKPSLSRPAPPTKPLPPDPVLTGSQALVPHKKPPAPRKSLPSEPLSHPTHPGYIASGAPLQHGANITSVPPVGPPVAAVPSRRAPLPPVRTSQPRKPNSTPPV from the exons GTCCAGAGCACCACCATGGTAGTAGGCACGGCAAGCCACTGGAGAGGACCAGGCCCTTTGTGGTAGTCGACGGACACACGAGAAGTCTGAGTGAGGCCTTGCAG AACGGTCATCCAGACAAGCTACAGTGTGGTCTTCACTTTGGAGGCAGCATCTATCTTTTGGACCTGGAGAAAAACCA TGATCTCCTGCCCAAGCCCCCCAATGTCTTCTACTACCTCCCTAATGGCACTGGGGTTTCTTTAGAGGAGGGCACAGTG ACTCACTGCTACTACCACGGCTCAGTGAGGGGCTTCCCACAGTCCAGGGTGGCTCTCAGTACCTGCTCTGGACTCAG GGGCGTGGTGGCTATCAACTCCACCCTGAGCTTTGAGCTGCAGCCTGAGGAAGACCACGAGGATGaggagggggcagaggagagtggaggggaggaggaggggatgcacCTGCTTTACTCCACCAGACCTCTGGAGAGGGGTAGTGTTGGGGGCTGTGGGGTGTCCCATACACCTGTACCCCCCATCCACATCCCACCACAAGTCCCACATAGG AGTAAGAGGGACATTCTCTCAGAGACCAAGTACATAGAGCTTGTGCTTGTAGCTGATCACGAAGAG TACGTTAACTACCAGAAAATCAACAAGACTATCATCTATCGAATGCTGGATGTGGCCAACCAAGTAGACTGG TTCTACCGGCCGCTGAGTGTGCGTGTGGCTCTAACTGGGCTGGAGATCTGGAGTGACCAGGATAAGATCCAGGTTGACAAGAGTCCCTCAAACACCCTCAACCGCTTCCTGGAGTGGCGCACCAGAGAGCTGCTGCCCCGCCTGCGCCACGACAATGCTCAGCTCATTAT GGGGGAGTCATTTGATGGAACTACAGTGGGAATGGCATCTCAGTCTTCCATGTGCTCCAAGGACCGGTCAGGAGGGGTCAATGTG GATCACCTGGTCAGTGTACTGGGGGTGGCATCCACCATTGCCCATGAGCTCGGGCACAATCTGGGCATGAATCACGACACGGCCGACCGGCACTGCCAGTGTCAGAACGAGCCACGCCTGGGAGGCTGCATCATGGAGCCGTCTACTGG GTTCATGCCAGGCCAGCTGTTCAGCAGCTGCAGTGCCAGAGACCTGTCCCTCAGCCTGCTCCACGGTGGGGGGATGTGCCTCTTCAACATGCCCCAGCCTGAGAAACTGCTGGGGGGGCCACGCTGTGGAAACCTCTAcgtggagaagggagaggagtgtGACTGCGGCTTGCTGGAT GAGTGTAACGATCCTTGCTGCAATGCCACCACCTGTAAACTGGTTCCTGGGGCCCAGTGTTCCTCCGATGGCATCTGTTGTGACAACTGCAAG CTGCGTACAGGTGGATGGATGTGTCGGCAGCCCCTGGGGGAGTGTGACCTCCCAGAGCACTGCACCGGTACCTCTCCCTACTGCCCCCCCAACGTGTTCCTGCAGAACGGCGAGCCCTGTGAGGAAGGCTCCTCCAACTGCTACAGCGGTGTCTGCGCCAGCTTCAACACACAGTGCCAGATGTTGTGGGGACCTA attccacaaggGCTCCTCCTGTCTGTTTTTCCTCCGTCAACAAACAGGGCAACAAATACGGCAACTGTGGCCAGATGCCAAACGGAACCTACATCCCCTGCTCTAACAA AGATGTGCATTGTGGGAGGCTCCAGTGCCAGGGAGGCAATGACCGTCCGTTGCTAGGCACCAGCGCTGAGATCCTGACCACCAAAGTAAAATTTAACTACAGCGATTTTGTCTGCCGGGGTACCTACTTCCACCTTGGCGACGACGTCTCCGACCCTGCCATGGTGGCACAGGGCACTGCGTGTGGTCTTGACAAG GCCTGTTGGAACCAGCGGTGTCAGGATGTGTCTTTGTTCGGCGTCGACGATTGTCAGAGCAAATGCAATGGACACGGG GTGTGCAACAGCAATAAGAACTGCCACTGTGACGTGGGTTGGGCTCCTCCAGACTGTAGGTACACGGGCCATGGAGGCAGTGTGGACAGTGGCCCTGCAAGAGCACCTAGAG GATCTGACCCGGCACGTGTGGCCTTGCTGGTCATCTTCCTCTTCGTCCTGCCAGTGGTTCTCCTCTTCCTCGCCCTGCGTTTCCCCCAGTGTCACCGCAACCTGCCCTGCCTGGGCACTACCAGCCTCTTCCACAAGGGCACCGGACGCCAACAGAGCCG GACCCCGGCCACAGAGCGAGTGGATGCTCGTAACGGGGAGCAGGTCCAACCACTGAGGTACCACTGGAGCCGCCAGAGTGACATCCAAATGACCCCGTCTCCGCCTGCTAACAAG CCATCGTTGAGTCGGCCGGCTCCTCCCACCAAGCCTCTACCCCCTGACCCTGTGCTAACAGGCAGCCAG GCCCTTGTACCACACAAAAAACCACCAGCACCCAGGAAGTCCTTGCCTTCAGAGCCCCTGTCACATCCCACCCACCCTGGGTACATTGCATCTGGTGCCCCCCTGCAACATGGAGCGAATATAACTTCAGTTCCACCTGTTGGCCCTCCTGTTGCAGCCGTCCCTTCCAG ACGTGCCCCTTTACCTCCAGTACGGACATCACAACCCAGAAAACCCAACTCGACACCTCCGGTTTAA
- the adam15 gene encoding disintegrin and metalloproteinase domain-containing protein 15 isoform X2: MDTSQCHCATMFLSRALVTLVLLETVIFRGTESNTLPSNRLGLLDDADLQEYLLAESHMNSNKTEMEKPQEKLSPLNATTVSSHSSLTSPEHHHGSRHGKPLERTRPFVVVDGHTRSLSEALQNGHPDKLQCGLHFGGSIYLLDLEKNHDLLPKPPNVFYYLPNGTGVSLEEGTVTHCYYHGSVRGFPQSRVALSTCSGLRGVVAINSTLSFELQPEEDHEDEEGAEESGGEEEGMHLLYSTRPLERGSVGGCGVSHTPVPPIHIPPQVPHRSKRDILSETKYIELVLVADHEEYVNYQKINKTIIYRMLDVANQVDWFYRPLSVRVALTGLEIWSDQDKIQVDKSPSNTLNRFLEWRTRELLPRLRHDNAQLIMGESFDGTTVGMASQSSMCSKDRSGGVNVDHLVSVLGVASTIAHELGHNLGMNHDTADRHCQCQNEPRLGGCIMEPSTGFMPGQLFSSCSARDLSLSLLHGGGMCLFNMPQPEKLLGGPRCGNLYVEKGEECDCGLLDECNDPCCNATTCKLVPGAQCSSDGICCDNCKLRTGGWMCRQPLGECDLPEHCTGTSPYCPPNVFLQNGEPCEEGSSNCYSGVCASFNTQCQMLWGPNSTRAPPVCFSSVNKQGNKYGNCGQMPNGTYIPCSNKDVHCGRLQCQGGNDRPLLGTSAEILTTKVKFNYSDFVCRGTYFHLGDDVSDPAMVAQGTACGLDKACWNQRCQDVSLFGVDDCQSKCNGHGVCNSNKNCHCDVGWAPPDCRYTGHGGSVDSGPARAPRGSDPARVALLVIFLFVLPVVLLFLALRFPQCHRNLPCLGTTSLFHKGTGRQQSRTPATERVDARNGEQVQPLRYHWSRQSDIQMTPSPPANKALVPHKKPPAPRKSLPSEPLSHPTHPGYIASGAPLQHGANITSVPPVGPPVAAVPSRRAPLPPVRTSQPRKPNSTPPV; this comes from the exons GTCCAGAGCACCACCATGGTAGTAGGCACGGCAAGCCACTGGAGAGGACCAGGCCCTTTGTGGTAGTCGACGGACACACGAGAAGTCTGAGTGAGGCCTTGCAG AACGGTCATCCAGACAAGCTACAGTGTGGTCTTCACTTTGGAGGCAGCATCTATCTTTTGGACCTGGAGAAAAACCA TGATCTCCTGCCCAAGCCCCCCAATGTCTTCTACTACCTCCCTAATGGCACTGGGGTTTCTTTAGAGGAGGGCACAGTG ACTCACTGCTACTACCACGGCTCAGTGAGGGGCTTCCCACAGTCCAGGGTGGCTCTCAGTACCTGCTCTGGACTCAG GGGCGTGGTGGCTATCAACTCCACCCTGAGCTTTGAGCTGCAGCCTGAGGAAGACCACGAGGATGaggagggggcagaggagagtggaggggaggaggaggggatgcacCTGCTTTACTCCACCAGACCTCTGGAGAGGGGTAGTGTTGGGGGCTGTGGGGTGTCCCATACACCTGTACCCCCCATCCACATCCCACCACAAGTCCCACATAGG AGTAAGAGGGACATTCTCTCAGAGACCAAGTACATAGAGCTTGTGCTTGTAGCTGATCACGAAGAG TACGTTAACTACCAGAAAATCAACAAGACTATCATCTATCGAATGCTGGATGTGGCCAACCAAGTAGACTGG TTCTACCGGCCGCTGAGTGTGCGTGTGGCTCTAACTGGGCTGGAGATCTGGAGTGACCAGGATAAGATCCAGGTTGACAAGAGTCCCTCAAACACCCTCAACCGCTTCCTGGAGTGGCGCACCAGAGAGCTGCTGCCCCGCCTGCGCCACGACAATGCTCAGCTCATTAT GGGGGAGTCATTTGATGGAACTACAGTGGGAATGGCATCTCAGTCTTCCATGTGCTCCAAGGACCGGTCAGGAGGGGTCAATGTG GATCACCTGGTCAGTGTACTGGGGGTGGCATCCACCATTGCCCATGAGCTCGGGCACAATCTGGGCATGAATCACGACACGGCCGACCGGCACTGCCAGTGTCAGAACGAGCCACGCCTGGGAGGCTGCATCATGGAGCCGTCTACTGG GTTCATGCCAGGCCAGCTGTTCAGCAGCTGCAGTGCCAGAGACCTGTCCCTCAGCCTGCTCCACGGTGGGGGGATGTGCCTCTTCAACATGCCCCAGCCTGAGAAACTGCTGGGGGGGCCACGCTGTGGAAACCTCTAcgtggagaagggagaggagtgtGACTGCGGCTTGCTGGAT GAGTGTAACGATCCTTGCTGCAATGCCACCACCTGTAAACTGGTTCCTGGGGCCCAGTGTTCCTCCGATGGCATCTGTTGTGACAACTGCAAG CTGCGTACAGGTGGATGGATGTGTCGGCAGCCCCTGGGGGAGTGTGACCTCCCAGAGCACTGCACCGGTACCTCTCCCTACTGCCCCCCCAACGTGTTCCTGCAGAACGGCGAGCCCTGTGAGGAAGGCTCCTCCAACTGCTACAGCGGTGTCTGCGCCAGCTTCAACACACAGTGCCAGATGTTGTGGGGACCTA attccacaaggGCTCCTCCTGTCTGTTTTTCCTCCGTCAACAAACAGGGCAACAAATACGGCAACTGTGGCCAGATGCCAAACGGAACCTACATCCCCTGCTCTAACAA AGATGTGCATTGTGGGAGGCTCCAGTGCCAGGGAGGCAATGACCGTCCGTTGCTAGGCACCAGCGCTGAGATCCTGACCACCAAAGTAAAATTTAACTACAGCGATTTTGTCTGCCGGGGTACCTACTTCCACCTTGGCGACGACGTCTCCGACCCTGCCATGGTGGCACAGGGCACTGCGTGTGGTCTTGACAAG GCCTGTTGGAACCAGCGGTGTCAGGATGTGTCTTTGTTCGGCGTCGACGATTGTCAGAGCAAATGCAATGGACACGGG GTGTGCAACAGCAATAAGAACTGCCACTGTGACGTGGGTTGGGCTCCTCCAGACTGTAGGTACACGGGCCATGGAGGCAGTGTGGACAGTGGCCCTGCAAGAGCACCTAGAG GATCTGACCCGGCACGTGTGGCCTTGCTGGTCATCTTCCTCTTCGTCCTGCCAGTGGTTCTCCTCTTCCTCGCCCTGCGTTTCCCCCAGTGTCACCGCAACCTGCCCTGCCTGGGCACTACCAGCCTCTTCCACAAGGGCACCGGACGCCAACAGAGCCG GACCCCGGCCACAGAGCGAGTGGATGCTCGTAACGGGGAGCAGGTCCAACCACTGAGGTACCACTGGAGCCGCCAGAGTGACATCCAAATGACCCCGTCTCCGCCTGCTAACAAG GCCCTTGTACCACACAAAAAACCACCAGCACCCAGGAAGTCCTTGCCTTCAGAGCCCCTGTCACATCCCACCCACCCTGGGTACATTGCATCTGGTGCCCCCCTGCAACATGGAGCGAATATAACTTCAGTTCCACCTGTTGGCCCTCCTGTTGCAGCCGTCCCTTCCAG ACGTGCCCCTTTACCTCCAGTACGGACATCACAACCCAGAAAACCCAACTCGACACCTCCGGTTTAA
- the adam15 gene encoding disintegrin and metalloproteinase domain-containing protein 15 isoform X3 translates to MDTSQCHCATMFLSRALVTLVLLETVIFRGTESNTLPSNRLGLLDDADLQEYLLAESHMNSNKTEMEKPQEKLSPLNATTVSSHSSLTSPEHHHGSRHGKPLERTRPFVVVDGHTRSLSEALQNGHPDKLQCGLHFGGSIYLLDLEKNHDLLPKPPNVFYYLPNGTGVSLEEGTVTHCYYHGSVRGFPQSRVALSTCSGLRGVVAINSTLSFELQPEEDHEDEEGAEESGGEEEGMHLLYSTRPLERGSVGGCGVSHTPVPPIHIPPQVPHRSKRDILSETKYIELVLVADHEEYVNYQKINKTIIYRMLDVANQVDWFYRPLSVRVALTGLEIWSDQDKIQVDKSPSNTLNRFLEWRTRELLPRLRHDNAQLIMGESFDGTTVGMASQSSMCSKDRSGGVNVDHLVSVLGVASTIAHELGHNLGMNHDTADRHCQCQNEPRLGGCIMEPSTGFMPGQLFSSCSARDLSLSLLHGGGMCLFNMPQPEKLLGGPRCGNLYVEKGEECDCGLLDECNDPCCNATTCKLVPGAQCSSDGICCDNCKLRTGGWMCRQPLGECDLPEHCTGTSPYCPPNVFLQNGEPCEEGSSNCYSGVCASFNTQCQMLWGPNSTRAPPVCFSSVNKQGNKYGNCGQMPNGTYIPCSNKDVHCGRLQCQGGNDRPLLGTSAEILTTKVKFNYSDFVCRGTYFHLGDDVSDPAMVAQGTACGLDKACWNQRCQDVSLFGVDDCQSKCNGHGVCNSNKNCHCDVGWAPPDCRYTGHGGSVDSGPARAPRGSDPARVALLVIFLFVLPVVLLFLALRFPQCHRNLPCLGTTSLFHKGTGRQQSRTPATERVDARNGEQVQPLRYHWSRQSDIQMTPSPPANKVQDRPAPPTKPLPP, encoded by the exons GTCCAGAGCACCACCATGGTAGTAGGCACGGCAAGCCACTGGAGAGGACCAGGCCCTTTGTGGTAGTCGACGGACACACGAGAAGTCTGAGTGAGGCCTTGCAG AACGGTCATCCAGACAAGCTACAGTGTGGTCTTCACTTTGGAGGCAGCATCTATCTTTTGGACCTGGAGAAAAACCA TGATCTCCTGCCCAAGCCCCCCAATGTCTTCTACTACCTCCCTAATGGCACTGGGGTTTCTTTAGAGGAGGGCACAGTG ACTCACTGCTACTACCACGGCTCAGTGAGGGGCTTCCCACAGTCCAGGGTGGCTCTCAGTACCTGCTCTGGACTCAG GGGCGTGGTGGCTATCAACTCCACCCTGAGCTTTGAGCTGCAGCCTGAGGAAGACCACGAGGATGaggagggggcagaggagagtggaggggaggaggaggggatgcacCTGCTTTACTCCACCAGACCTCTGGAGAGGGGTAGTGTTGGGGGCTGTGGGGTGTCCCATACACCTGTACCCCCCATCCACATCCCACCACAAGTCCCACATAGG AGTAAGAGGGACATTCTCTCAGAGACCAAGTACATAGAGCTTGTGCTTGTAGCTGATCACGAAGAG TACGTTAACTACCAGAAAATCAACAAGACTATCATCTATCGAATGCTGGATGTGGCCAACCAAGTAGACTGG TTCTACCGGCCGCTGAGTGTGCGTGTGGCTCTAACTGGGCTGGAGATCTGGAGTGACCAGGATAAGATCCAGGTTGACAAGAGTCCCTCAAACACCCTCAACCGCTTCCTGGAGTGGCGCACCAGAGAGCTGCTGCCCCGCCTGCGCCACGACAATGCTCAGCTCATTAT GGGGGAGTCATTTGATGGAACTACAGTGGGAATGGCATCTCAGTCTTCCATGTGCTCCAAGGACCGGTCAGGAGGGGTCAATGTG GATCACCTGGTCAGTGTACTGGGGGTGGCATCCACCATTGCCCATGAGCTCGGGCACAATCTGGGCATGAATCACGACACGGCCGACCGGCACTGCCAGTGTCAGAACGAGCCACGCCTGGGAGGCTGCATCATGGAGCCGTCTACTGG GTTCATGCCAGGCCAGCTGTTCAGCAGCTGCAGTGCCAGAGACCTGTCCCTCAGCCTGCTCCACGGTGGGGGGATGTGCCTCTTCAACATGCCCCAGCCTGAGAAACTGCTGGGGGGGCCACGCTGTGGAAACCTCTAcgtggagaagggagaggagtgtGACTGCGGCTTGCTGGAT GAGTGTAACGATCCTTGCTGCAATGCCACCACCTGTAAACTGGTTCCTGGGGCCCAGTGTTCCTCCGATGGCATCTGTTGTGACAACTGCAAG CTGCGTACAGGTGGATGGATGTGTCGGCAGCCCCTGGGGGAGTGTGACCTCCCAGAGCACTGCACCGGTACCTCTCCCTACTGCCCCCCCAACGTGTTCCTGCAGAACGGCGAGCCCTGTGAGGAAGGCTCCTCCAACTGCTACAGCGGTGTCTGCGCCAGCTTCAACACACAGTGCCAGATGTTGTGGGGACCTA attccacaaggGCTCCTCCTGTCTGTTTTTCCTCCGTCAACAAACAGGGCAACAAATACGGCAACTGTGGCCAGATGCCAAACGGAACCTACATCCCCTGCTCTAACAA AGATGTGCATTGTGGGAGGCTCCAGTGCCAGGGAGGCAATGACCGTCCGTTGCTAGGCACCAGCGCTGAGATCCTGACCACCAAAGTAAAATTTAACTACAGCGATTTTGTCTGCCGGGGTACCTACTTCCACCTTGGCGACGACGTCTCCGACCCTGCCATGGTGGCACAGGGCACTGCGTGTGGTCTTGACAAG GCCTGTTGGAACCAGCGGTGTCAGGATGTGTCTTTGTTCGGCGTCGACGATTGTCAGAGCAAATGCAATGGACACGGG GTGTGCAACAGCAATAAGAACTGCCACTGTGACGTGGGTTGGGCTCCTCCAGACTGTAGGTACACGGGCCATGGAGGCAGTGTGGACAGTGGCCCTGCAAGAGCACCTAGAG GATCTGACCCGGCACGTGTGGCCTTGCTGGTCATCTTCCTCTTCGTCCTGCCAGTGGTTCTCCTCTTCCTCGCCCTGCGTTTCCCCCAGTGTCACCGCAACCTGCCCTGCCTGGGCACTACCAGCCTCTTCCACAAGGGCACCGGACGCCAACAGAGCCG GACCCCGGCCACAGAGCGAGTGGATGCTCGTAACGGGGAGCAGGTCCAACCACTGAGGTACCACTGGAGCCGCCAGAGTGACATCCAAATGACCCCGTCTCCGCCTGCTAACAAG GTTCAGGACAGACCTGCTCCGCCTACTAAGCCACTCCCCCCCTGA